In the genome of Caulobacter flavus, the window GTGCTGGATCTGGTGGTTCGTCATCAGAAGCGCCTTGCGAGGGTGATCCGCCACTCGCGCCCCTTGCCAGGCAAGGCGGCGAGGTTGGCATAGGTGTCGGCGACGGGCGTGAAGTAGAGCTCGTCCAGCAGGTTATCGACGTTGAGCGTCGCGGTGTAGGGGCCCTGCTCGTAGGCCAGCGAGCCGTTGACGACGGCGTAGGCCGGATAAACCACCGCGCCGGGAACCGTGCCCGAGGTCTTGGTCACGTGGGTCACGCCCAGGGTCCCGTAGAGCTTGCCCCAGTCGTGGGCGTCTGACGCATAGGCGCCGTACAGGCTGACCACCGATTTCGGGATCAGTGTGTAGTCGTAGTCGCCCGGCCGGATGCTGGCGAAGCTCCACACCACGTACGAACCGCCATAGCCCTGCGCGCCCGGCACGCCGGCCGTATAGGTCGGCACGTACTGGAACGAGGTGTCGGGCCCCTTCACCGTGGTGTGCTGGGTGTTGCCCGAGAAGGTGAAGCTGAAGTGCTCGCTGGCCAGCCAGCGGACCTCCAGCTCGACGCCCTTCGAGCGCGTGCCGGCCGGATCGCCGTTGATGCCCATCAGCTGGGTGCGGTTCTGGCGGTAGCCGGCCAGCGAGCCGATCAGCGCGCCCTTCAGCCACTGGAACTTAACCCCGGCCTCGGCCAGGTCGCTGTCCGACAGCCAGGCGTCGCCGGCGTCGGCCACCAGGCCGGGAACGACGTCGCCGGCCTGGCTCATCTCCAGCGCGCTGGCCTTGGCGTAGGAGACGTAGGGCATCAGGCCCCACGGCGCCTTGTAGGTGACGCTGGCGGTATAGGTCCCCTTGCCCTTGGCGTCGCTCTGCACGCCCGGCGTCGTGAAGCTCAGCGAGCCAGTGTCTTCCGAGGTGACGTCGTAGTCGTCGTAGCGGCCGCCCAGCATCAGGTTCAGCTTCTCGCCGACCTTGATGTCGGTGGTGAAGAAGATCCCGGCCTGGCTCCACTTGGTGTGGTTGTCGTTCTCCCAGGTCATCGACGGGTCGGTGAACGGGCTGCCGATCAGGTCGGCAGCGGTCTGGCCCACCGACAGGTCGCGGCGGTCCAGCGCGATCAGGCCGCTATTGTAGCTCTCGCGCCGGCGGCCCTTGAAGCCGCGATACGAGGCGCCGACGAACGAGCGGGCGACCACCGCGTCGTCGAGGAAGCGGTTGGCGAATTCGTAGGTCAGGCGCGCTTCCCACACCGTGCTGTCGAACCGCGCGGGATAGCCGTAGGAGACGAAGCGCTTGTTCGAAAGGTCGTCGTAGAACAGCTGCAGCTTCACCGCGCTGTCGGGCGACAGCTTCCTGGCGATGTCGAAATGGAGGGTGTTGGTCGCGGTCTTCGAGAAGTCCGAGCCCGAGACGTAGACCGTGCGCGGCGACAGCTTGGTCGTCCCCACGCCCACATCCAGGGTGTGGGCCGCGTCGGTCGCCGGGAAGCCGTAATAGGGCAGGTACAGCGCCCCGCCGATTTCGCTGGGCGTCAGGCGGCCATTGCCGTCGGCGTCGACCAGGCTCGTATCCCGGCCGGTGACATAGCTTCCGTTGTCGATCAGGTCCTGGGTCAGGCGGTTCCAGCCGGCGGTCTGCACGTCGCCCTTCGAGCGATAGACCATGCCGCCCAGCGCCGTGCTCCAGCCGTCGCCCAGGTCGAAGTCAGACGAGACCTGCAGGGTCTGGCGGCGCGGATAGATGCCCCGGTAGTAGCTGTGGCTGTCCTCGATCTCGCCGTAGACATGGACCCCGCCGACGACGTTCCCGAAATTGGCGG includes:
- a CDS encoding TonB-dependent siderophore receptor; translation: MSRRLVLLAATAFAGLAAVSAARAEDQLAEVDAVVVVARDRNAGLLEKQPNDTVFGLDKPLIETPRSASFVSDLTLQRYGIETIDGLTAVSPGTYTASFYGVPGALNVRGTLAENYFRGFKRIENRGTYSTPIGAADQIQIVRGPPTPIYGSGKVGGMLNFIPKSGKGEGGYLTSPEGELTATFGSYNRKNATAQIGLPANFGNVVGGVHVYGEIEDSHSYYRGIYPRRQTLQVSSDFDLGDGWSTALGGMVYRSKGDVQTAGWNRLTQDLIDNGSYVTGRDTSLVDADGNGRLTPSEIGGALYLPYYGFPATDAAHTLDVGVGTTKLSPRTVYVSGSDFSKTATNTLHFDIARKLSPDSAVKLQLFYDDLSNKRFVSYGYPARFDSTVWEARLTYEFANRFLDDAVVARSFVGASYRGFKGRRRESYNSGLIALDRRDLSVGQTAADLIGSPFTDPSMTWENDNHTKWSQAGIFFTTDIKVGEKLNLMLGGRYDDYDVTSEDTGSLSFTTPGVQSDAKGKGTYTASVTYKAPWGLMPYVSYAKASALEMSQAGDVVPGLVADAGDAWLSDSDLAEAGVKFQWLKGALIGSLAGYRQNRTQLMGINGDPAGTRSKGVELEVRWLASEHFSFTFSGNTQHTTVKGPDTSFQYVPTYTAGVPGAQGYGGSYVVWSFASIRPGDYDYTLIPKSVVSLYGAYASDAHDWGKLYGTLGVTHVTKTSGTVPGAVVYPAYAVVNGSLAYEQGPYTATLNVDNLLDELYFTPVADTYANLAALPGKGREWRITLARRF